AGTTGTATTTGGGCACATTGGTGATAAATACGGCAGAAGAATTGCCCTACTTATCTCAACGCTACTTATGTCTGCTTCATCTGCATTTATTGCATTTGTACCGAGTTATAGTAGTATAGGGATATTTGCATCACTGCTTATAGCAATACTTCGTTTATTACAAGGAATGGCAATGGGAGGAGAAGCAGGTAGCTCAGTTTTTTTAATTGAAAATGCAGATAATAAAAAAAATCTAAGTTTTCTCGGTAGCATCAAAGTTTTAAGTGGCATGCTTGGTTCTATTATTTGTTTAATAGTAATAGTAATCTGTAAAAAAACATCTGATTTTGACTCTTGGGGATGGAGATTACCGTTTATATTTTCCCTATTTATGGGATTTGTTGCTATATGTACAAGATTTATCTTTGATGAAAGTTATGCATATCAAGTAAATAAAAAAAACTTATCAAAATCACCAATCTTAGAGTTTATTAAGTACTATAAAAGACCACTCCTTATATCCATAGGAATTGGCATTGCTCAAAATGCTTCTGTTTACGCTCTTTTAGTATTTTTTAAAACTTATATAAGGGAAGTATCATCAGTAAATTTTGATATTACCTACATAATAGAAATTTTTGGCAATCTACTGTATGGAATACTTGCTGTATCCTTTGCTATTTTATCTGATAAGATAGGAAAAAAAGCTATAATGGTATTATCTTGTGTTACACTAGCTATAACCAGTTTTCCAGCTTTTCTTATGCTACACTCTAATAGCTATCTAGCTATTATATTTGCGTATTTGATGTTTGCTGTGCCTAGTGCAGCATCATTTGGCATATATAACGCAATTGTGTGTGAATTATTCCCAACAAAAGTTAGATACACTGGTTTGAGTTTGGCACATAATATTTCAGCAGGAGTTTTTGGTGGATTCTCGCCTTTAATATGCACTTGGCTTGTGATGGCAACAGGAATTAAGATTTCCCCAGGATTTTATATAATCTTCTCTGCAATGATCAGTTTAATATCTGTATTACAAATTAAAAAAAGCGATAAGAATATTGATTGGTAATCTGATGTTTAGATGCCTTAAAACACAGTGAATTCACCTATGTTTTCCTATCCATATATCTACTTGTACTGAAAGATCTTGAATAGTAGTATTTGAAAAAGTAGTACTAATTGATTTCTTAATCTTTTCTTCTTCCTCTCTACAAACCGCTATACTACAAGATATGTCTTTTGCACAATTAAAAAGTATTTCTGTATAGTTATAAATTATATCTGCTATCTCTTTGCTTTTTAAACGTTTACAACATTTCATATTATGTTGCAATTGATTAACAACACCATCTTGTATTAAAACATAAGTCGATTTAGTAATGTCCTCTAGCTTTAATTGATAATAACATATGCATCTTGTAATTAAATCTAGTATATTTATTTTATATAAATCTTGTGATTCAGTGCTTTGCTCAGGTTGTATACTTTTTAAAGCATGTTGAATAATGATGTATGCAATTCTGCTAGGTGTACTAATATAAGGCTTCAATAGCCCTATTCGTTTATCTAATATGGCTTCAGTATTGTTAGAAATAATGTAATGATTTAAACAACCTGCACCTCCCATATCCAAATTTTGTATATAATGTATATAGCATTTACGATTAAGGCGCTTATTAGAAGCATAAGAATCACTATATGGATGATATGTATAATACTCTTGCCACTCTTGTTGAGTACCATACTCATAGTGCGATACAGTACCATCATCTTCAATATCTTTTATAAAAGAAGCTTTGTTGTGTTTTAATATTAAATGAATAATCTTTGGATCACCAACGCCAAATGCAATATTTAGAGTAGTTAATATACTACTTGAATATGACTCAATTTCAGCATAAATTATGCGATTTTCATTATCTTTAATAAATGAACAAGTACTATGTAATTCCATCTTTTTATTAAGATTATTTAATATCTCTAAAAAAGGTATATTATCTACAATTGCTGCACCATGTTTTAGAAGCAAATTAACAATATCAACACGTTTATAAGCAATAGCTAAATGTAGGTGGTTATATTCATGTATTATTAAGGAGTAAGAGGGATGGAGATAAGATTTATTGAATTTATATTCTGTTTTTATTTGAGCTCCTTTTTCCAATAGAAAATTTATTAATTGTATACTACAATTACGTATTATTGCTAACCCTAAACTTGTATCTTCTATTTGATTTGCGTCATTAATTATTACGTTACCGTTAGCTAATGCTTCTCTTATTTTGTCGATATCATTTTTTTTTATACCTTCATTGACATAATTAATTGCATCTATATTTGAAAACATCCCAATCTACTATAAAAACTTATATGTTATTTATAGTATATAAATTTTTAATTCCTTCTATGATTATTTAATAGAATTTTGCATATGTTAGTAGTTTGCAAGGGCTATTTGTTTTAGCATTTTCCTTCACAGGTAGAAGGGAATTTTTATCATTCATTATTGAATTTAATATGTCGATTGCATATTTAATTTCAGTCTGTTAGAACCTCATAAAAGTGATAAGGTTGATAAAAGGGTGATTAGTATGAGAAAAATTGCAATGGATATAATCTTTCTTAGATTTATCATAATTAATTTCAAAAATTTTATAATCTTATAATATATCGTTCTGATGTAGTCAATTTCTGAAATATAAAAAAATATAATTAAATATATTGACATAAATTAATATTATTTATTTACTTAAAAAAGTAATTTTGTTGTTTGATTAGTAAATTTGAGAATAGAAATAAAGGCAGTGGTGCAAAGCAAAATTTTTTTTGTACACCAATGCTATTATTTTAGTTTTGGTTTGAGTACAGTACTTAAGTCATTTTGATTTAAGTTTAACTTGAGAGTTTGATCCTGGCTCAGAACAAACGCTGGCGGCAAGCTTAACACATGCAAGTCGGACGAGAGTTATATTGTAGTTTACTATAATATGCTTTAGTGGCAGACGGGTGAGTAATATATAGGAATCTACCTAATAGTATGGGATAATTGTTAGAAATGACAGCTAATACCATATATTCCTTATGAGGGAAAGATTTATCGCTATTAGATGAGCCTATATTGGATTAGCTAGTTGGTAAGGTAATGGCTTACCAAGGCAGTGATCTATAGCTGGTTTGAGAGGATGATCAGCCACACTGGAATTGAGATACGGTCCAGACTCCTACGGGAGGCAGCAGTGGGGAATATTGGGCAATGGGCGAAAGCCTGACCCAGCTATGCCGCGTGAGTGATTAAGGTCTTAGGATTGTAAAGCTCTTTTAGTAGGGAAGATAATGACGGTACCTACAGAAAAAGCCCTGGCTAACTCCGTGCCAGCAGCCGCGGTAATACGGAGAGGGCTAGCGTTGTTCGGAATTACTGGGCGTAAAGGGTACGTAGGCGGTTTAGTAAGTTAGAGGTGAAATCCTGGGGCTTAACCTCAGAATTGCTTTTAAAACTACTATACTAGAGATCGAAAGAGGATAGTGGAATTCCTAATGTAGAGGTAAAATTCATAGACATTAGGAGGAACACCGGTGGCGAAGGCGGCTATCTGGTTCGATTCTGACGCTGATGTACGAAAGCGTGGGGAGCAAACAGGATTAGATACCCTGGTAGTCCACGCTGTAAATGGTGAATGCTAAATGTAGGAATTTTTATTTCTGTGTTGTAGCTAACGCGTTAAGCATTCCGCCTGGGGACTACGATCGCAAGATTAAAACTCAAAGGAATTGACGGGGACCCGCACAAGCGGTGGAGCATGTGGTTTAATTCGATGCTACGCGAAAAACCTTACCACTCCTTGACATGGAGGCTATCTCCTTCTTAACAGAAGGATTCAGTTCGGCTGGGCCTCACACAGGTGTTGCATGGCTGTCGTCAGCTCGTGTCGTGAGATGTTGGGTTAAGTCCCATAACGAGCGCAACCCTTATCCTTTGTTACCAACAGGTCAAGCTGGGTACTTTAAGGAAACTGCCAATGATAAATTGGAGGAAGGAGAGGACGACGTCAAGTCATCATGGCCCTTATGGGGTGGGCTACACACGTGCTACAATGGCGATTACAATGGGCTGCGAAACTGCAAAGTTGAGCTAATCCTTAAAAATCGTCTCAGTTCGGATTGCTCTCTGCAACTCGAGAGCATGAAGTTGGAATCGCTAGTAATCGTGGATCAGCACGCCACGGTGAATACGTTCTCGGGTCTTGTACACACTGCCCGTCAAG
This sequence is a window from Candidatus Mesenet endosymbiont of Phosphuga atrata. Protein-coding genes within it:
- a CDS encoding MFS transporter; translation: MKNIKKAIISSVICNVILWYGYTLFGVLIYIISDVFFSSEGYYISLIKALSVFAIGFLARPFGAVVFGHIGDKYGRRIALLISTLLMSASSAFIAFVPSYSSIGIFASLLIAILRLLQGMAMGGEAGSSVFLIENADNKKNLSFLGSIKVLSGMLGSIICLIVIVICKKTSDFDSWGWRLPFIFSLFMGFVAICTRFIFDESYAYQVNKKNLSKSPILEFIKYYKRPLLISIGIGIAQNASVYALLVFFKTYIREVSSVNFDITYIIEIFGNLLYGILAVSFAILSDKIGKKAIMVLSCVTLAITSFPAFLMLHSNSYLAIIFAYLMFAVPSAASFGIYNAIVCELFPTKVRYTGLSLAHNISAGVFGGFSPLICTWLVMATGIKISPGFYIIFSAMISLISVLQIKKSDKNIDW